AAAGAGCATATGAAGTAGGAACAAGATCAATGCATCGCGTATAACAAACTAGAGAGCCACCATAATTACCATTACGAAACTTCTCATTACCCTGAGCTCGTAAACgatcaaattcttcagtCATAGTGAACAAACAAAATGGTGATTAAGGGGATACCTGATGGATTAAAGGCGCAAATGTTTTAGAAAGTTTTCTATCTAATTTTGCGCGACCTCGAATGTCTCCCAGACCTAGAAATTAGAGGACAGAACTACAAGAATAATACAATAGAATCCATAAAAAGAGCTGGAATGGTATCTGCAAGGTATTTGACTGTATTCTAAAGGGTGGCGCTGTTTCTGAAGTAACAATCAATCACGGCAAGTCTAGCAGCCTGGACTCCGAATGGACTCCTACATGTGCCATTCAGTCACGTGTCGGAATCTAAGTTTTCATTAGATTTTCCGTCTTCCTTCAAAGGTCACACGCATCGCATTTCTCAGAAACGCCGTCATCATTATATTTTCTTGCCCTGAGCTTGGGGAATATTTATAGTTATCATACTTTCcattaaagaagaatacaTGTGGTCTAGTAGACGAGGAGATAACGATAAAGAAACAAGTGTAAAAACAACAAGAATGGAAAGCAAAGCTGATAGCTTCAAAGAAACCTATGATTCTGGCATGGATATTGATCCCGAAAAGACTATTCCCAATCCTCCAAAATACGAAAGACAGATCTGTCTCGATGATGCTAAATCATTAACAAACTTTCTTAAACTTTCCAGATTGAACGTTGATGATAGCATTAGAACCCGGATCAACAGTGTGATAAATCATCACGAATCGAAGGATAAGAaatcaattctttcatttCAGAGGCCTAACTATGCCACGGATTCACCGTGCTTACCGCTCATTAAACAATTCATTTTTCCACAATGGTGCAGAAGAGTTGATGCTATCAAATTTTGTCAGAGCGAAGTAACTGAAATGGCCAAGGAGGTAGAAAATGATCCAGATTTGAATATGTCAGATGAGGAGAGGAACGAACTCTTGAGGATTGATCCATATGCAATGAGGGATATtgcaagaaaaaagattgaaaaaagTGAAGAGATTAATGCTCTGATCACTAAATGGGCCAACGAGAGGGAAATTGAGGGTATCgttagagaaagaagcgaAGAAGTAATTTACGATCTATGCGATATTACCAACTTTGATGTGAAACACGAGTTCTTGAAGTACTGTGGTGGTGTGAGCAAGAAATAGTAAAAGCACTAAAATTCTGGTCCTTTGTATCTTTCCTACTACAATCATGTATATAGACAATTATGCTCAACCCGAAGTGCGCGAATCGACTTGACTAGACtaacatttttttttaacCTGTTGTTTACTTCACTATTTATGGCCATGCCTAAAAACGTCAAATATTATCAGTTTATCAATGCTGCAATTGATAGATTGGTGAATAACTCGAACGAAtctcttgattttgaagaaatagacaaaatccttcttgaaCTCACTGCAATTGTGCCCAATAAAGGCCTAGATTTAGTGCAGGTCAACTCGTTGTTAGATATAGTATTGGATTCTGGCAATCAGTACGCTTTTAAAAATGCTCAAAAGCAGAAAATGATTTCTCTATTGGTTAGTTATGATTTTATTGAC
The sequence above is a segment of the Brettanomyces nanus chromosome 4, complete sequence genome. Coding sequences within it:
- a CDS encoding uncharacterized protein (BUSCO:EOG09344I8F~EggNog:ENOG41), with the protein product MESKADSFKETYDSGMDIDPEKTIPNPPKYERQICLDDAKSLTNFLKLSRLNVDDSIRTRINSVINHHESKDKKSILSFQRPNYATDSPCLPLIKQFIFPQWCRRVDAIKFCQSEVTEMAKEVENDPDLNMSDEERNELLRIDPYAMRDIARKKIEKSEEINALITKWANEREIEGIVRERSEEVIYDLCDITNFDVKHEFLKYCGGVSKK